One segment of Streptomyces sp. NBC_01463 DNA contains the following:
- a CDS encoding Lrp/AsnC family transcriptional regulator: MPRSEYLLSEADRAVIHALQIAPRAGWNRLGTVLGARPDTLARRWARISAAGTGWCGALGLHTGEAPPCMAWIEVFCDGGRNPLRSAVLTEDPHVLSVFEVTGDRAMLLFVAFPRLSMLDEHVTTRLSRLPGVTGTRTHLVTAVHRSGSRWRLDRLDPTQTRSLIDLPGRPREPGPTAVPSLRPEDRPLVLAMAADSRLGIAELARRQGRSESATRRQLIRLESTGTLTHICRPAPLYSGWPVSVVLWADSPAADLSAAPPIVHLRETVEMMSITGPHNLAIALTLRSLDDLPGCSRTLMRRIPGLRIADSFVVLHCHKFAAQVLGPDGRRIRTVPPDIWSRPVPLPTGL, translated from the coding sequence GTGCCACGCAGCGAATACCTCCTCAGCGAAGCCGACCGGGCGGTGATCCATGCCCTCCAGATCGCTCCGCGGGCCGGCTGGAACCGGCTCGGCACGGTCCTCGGGGCCCGTCCGGACACGCTGGCCCGACGCTGGGCCAGGATCTCCGCCGCCGGAACCGGGTGGTGCGGGGCGCTCGGGCTGCACACCGGCGAGGCACCTCCCTGCATGGCCTGGATCGAGGTCTTCTGCGACGGCGGGCGGAACCCGCTGCGGTCGGCCGTGCTCACCGAGGACCCGCACGTCCTCTCCGTGTTCGAGGTGACCGGCGATCGCGCCATGCTGCTGTTCGTCGCCTTCCCCCGTCTCTCGATGCTCGACGAGCACGTCACCACTCGGCTGTCGCGGCTGCCGGGGGTGACCGGGACGCGTACTCATCTCGTCACCGCGGTGCACCGGTCCGGTTCCCGGTGGCGGCTCGACCGGCTCGACCCCACGCAGACCCGGAGCCTGATCGATCTGCCCGGCCGCCCGCGTGAGCCGGGCCCGACGGCGGTCCCGTCCCTCAGGCCCGAGGACCGGCCGCTGGTTCTGGCGATGGCGGCCGACTCACGGCTCGGCATCGCGGAACTGGCCCGCCGGCAGGGCCGGAGCGAGTCGGCCACACGGCGCCAGCTGATCAGACTGGAGAGCACCGGCACCCTCACCCACATCTGCCGGCCGGCCCCGCTCTACTCGGGCTGGCCCGTGTCAGTGGTCCTGTGGGCGGACTCGCCGGCCGCGGATCTCTCCGCTGCCCCGCCCATCGTCCACCTGCGCGAGACGGTCGAGATGATGTCGATCACCGGACCGCACAACCTCGCCATCGCTCTCACCCTGCGCTCGCTCGACGATCTGCCGGGCTGTTCGCGCACCCTGATGCGGCGGATTCCGGGGCTCAGGATCGCCGACTCGTTCGTCGTGCTGCACTGCCACAAGTTCGCCGCGCAGGTGCTCGGTCCCGACGGCCGCCGGATCCGCACCGTCCCGCCGGACATCTGGAGCCGCCCCGTGCCGCTGCCCACCGGGCTCTGA
- a CDS encoding metalloregulator ArsR/SmtB family transcription factor, protein MSTDTGGGFQDPPADVLAQAAAAFGLLATPARLHIVWALSQGESDVTGLADRVGGTLPSVSQHLTKLKLAGLVRSRREGRRQVYLVDDPDVVTVVRLMVGQLAERAGYPPAQPARLRELGA, encoded by the coding sequence GTGTCGACAGATACCGGCGGCGGTTTCCAGGACCCGCCCGCGGATGTGCTGGCGCAGGCCGCCGCCGCCTTCGGTCTTCTGGCGACCCCTGCCCGGCTGCACATCGTCTGGGCACTGTCCCAGGGCGAGAGCGATGTGACGGGCCTGGCCGACCGGGTGGGCGGCACGCTGCCCTCGGTCAGCCAGCATCTGACGAAGCTGAAGCTCGCCGGTCTCGTCCGTTCCCGCCGCGAGGGCCGCCGCCAGGTGTATCTGGTCGATGATCCCGATGTGGTGACCGTCGTGCGGCTGATGGTCGGACAGCTTGCGGAACGGGCCGGGTATCCGCCCGCGCAGCCCGCGCGTCTCCGTGAACTCGGTGCCTGA
- the mgtA gene encoding magnesium-translocating P-type ATPase: MNSVPENAAAAGPGGTGERSGVVVPMPGARSAPPVARPPAVPTSLQVLRSLGSGPRGLLEPEAQERLTRFGENTFPARRPVAWPRRFLRTLRDPFTSVLLCLGLVSAAVSAWGTAAVISVLVVVSCLLRSTEEHRADRATAALRELVATTATVLRRSGPDAAAQAREVPVGELVPGDVVRLAPGDLVPADVQLLRASGLTVHQSALTGESAPVPKHPVDDGALRATGPQRVPDGAEGDFAERRLCFQGSSVASGSGTAVVVATGGNTRFAAAYERSARRRGASAFDRSVQGISWTLIRFMLITPPLVLMANAALRGRGLETLPFAVAVAVGLTPEMLPVIVTTALARGASLLARDHAVIVKRLPALHDLGAIDVLCLDKTGTLTQDRPVVDRALGPAGQPYAPVLHWAAVNALWTLQLADLPAPDALDEAVLDAWDQEDGPEAPLLPAEEYDAVAVLPFDPVRRLATAVVRVPGRTGTHVLVTKGAVEAVLERCALEPAERERLDALAAREAAGGLRLLAVARTERPARLGAYTPADERGLTFLGFVTLRDALAPSAADALDVLARRGVTVKVLTGDHPGTAARACRDLGLDPGLVVPAEGIDALSAEQLAETAARTTVFARCTPAHKARIVDALRTSGRTTGFLGDGVNDLPALHAADVGLCPRNAVDVTREAADVVLAEKDLCAIDHAITAGRRSSGNIATYLRITLSSNLGNVIAMLAAGLLLPFLPMLPAQVLVQNLCFDAAQFAFAFGRPAPSVLRRPTVLRPADFLRFITGFGLLNAAADLTTFGVLALALHGSPADGQAAFHSGWFTENLLTQALVMLLLRTGRRTAEGRGGPLRAAAAGLAVVGVLLPLTPLGPLLGMSALPPLYYLLLAGVLAVYACGLRWARNRYERNRGIS; encoded by the coding sequence GTGAACTCGGTGCCTGAGAACGCTGCCGCTGCGGGACCCGGAGGGACCGGCGAGCGGTCGGGCGTCGTCGTGCCGATGCCCGGGGCCCGATCCGCGCCCCCCGTTGCACGGCCGCCCGCGGTGCCGACCTCGCTGCAGGTCCTGCGCTCCCTCGGCAGCGGGCCGCGCGGGCTGCTGGAGCCGGAGGCGCAGGAGCGTCTGACCCGGTTCGGCGAGAACACCTTCCCAGCCCGGCGCCCGGTCGCGTGGCCGCGCCGCTTCCTGCGCACGCTGCGGGACCCTTTCACTTCGGTCCTGCTCTGCCTGGGACTGGTCTCCGCCGCGGTTTCCGCCTGGGGCACGGCCGCCGTGATCTCGGTGCTCGTCGTCGTCAGCTGTCTGCTGCGGTCCACGGAGGAGCACCGGGCCGACCGGGCGACGGCCGCGCTGCGCGAGCTGGTGGCGACGACCGCGACCGTGCTGCGTCGCAGCGGCCCGGATGCGGCGGCGCAGGCCCGCGAAGTGCCCGTCGGGGAGCTCGTGCCGGGTGATGTGGTCCGGCTCGCCCCCGGCGATCTCGTACCCGCCGATGTGCAACTGCTGCGGGCGAGCGGCCTCACCGTGCACCAGTCGGCCCTCACCGGGGAGTCCGCCCCGGTGCCCAAGCATCCCGTGGACGACGGTGCGCTGCGGGCGACCGGGCCCCAGCGCGTGCCCGACGGTGCGGAGGGCGACTTCGCGGAGCGCCGGCTGTGCTTCCAGGGCAGCAGTGTGGCCTCGGGCAGCGGCACGGCGGTGGTGGTGGCGACCGGTGGGAACACCCGGTTCGCCGCCGCCTACGAGCGTTCGGCGCGCCGGCGCGGCGCGAGCGCGTTCGACCGCTCGGTGCAGGGGATCTCCTGGACCCTGATCCGGTTCATGCTGATCACTCCGCCCCTGGTGCTGATGGCCAATGCCGCGCTGCGCGGACGGGGTCTGGAGACGCTGCCGTTCGCGGTCGCGGTGGCGGTCGGGCTGACGCCGGAGATGCTCCCGGTCATCGTCACCACGGCGCTGGCCCGGGGAGCTTCGCTGCTCGCCCGTGACCATGCGGTGATCGTGAAGCGGCTGCCCGCGCTGCACGACCTGGGCGCGATCGATGTGCTCTGCCTGGACAAGACCGGCACCCTCACCCAGGACCGTCCGGTCGTGGACCGGGCGCTCGGACCGGCGGGTCAGCCCTATGCTCCGGTACTGCACTGGGCGGCCGTCAATGCACTGTGGACGTTGCAGCTGGCGGATCTGCCGGCGCCCGACGCGCTCGACGAGGCCGTCCTGGACGCCTGGGACCAAGAGGACGGCCCGGAGGCGCCGCTGCTGCCTGCCGAGGAGTACGACGCGGTCGCCGTGCTGCCGTTCGACCCGGTGCGCCGGCTCGCCACGGCGGTCGTCCGTGTTCCCGGCCGCACCGGCACCCATGTGCTGGTGACGAAAGGGGCGGTGGAGGCCGTCCTGGAGCGGTGCGCGCTGGAGCCGGCGGAACGGGAACGGCTGGACGCGCTGGCGGCCCGCGAGGCGGCCGGCGGTCTGCGCCTGCTCGCCGTCGCCCGGACCGAGCGGCCCGCCCGGCTCGGCGCGTACACCCCGGCCGACGAGCGCGGACTGACGTTTCTCGGTTTCGTGACCCTGCGGGACGCGCTCGCACCGAGCGCGGCCGACGCACTGGACGTCCTGGCCCGGCGCGGTGTGACGGTGAAGGTCCTGACCGGCGACCACCCGGGCACGGCGGCCCGCGCCTGCCGGGACCTCGGGCTGGACCCGGGGCTGGTCGTCCCGGCAGAGGGCATCGACGCGCTGTCCGCCGAACAGCTCGCCGAGACCGCGGCACGGACGACGGTCTTCGCGCGCTGCACCCCCGCGCACAAGGCCCGGATCGTCGACGCGCTGCGGACCTCGGGACGCACTACGGGTTTCCTCGGCGACGGGGTCAACGACCTGCCGGCGCTGCACGCGGCCGATGTCGGTCTCTGTCCGCGCAACGCGGTGGACGTGACGCGCGAGGCCGCCGACGTCGTCCTCGCCGAGAAGGACCTCTGCGCCATCGATCACGCCATCACGGCGGGCCGTCGCAGCAGCGGCAACATCGCCACGTACCTGCGCATCACACTGTCGTCGAATCTCGGCAACGTCATCGCGATGCTCGCCGCCGGTCTCCTGCTGCCCTTCCTTCCCATGCTGCCGGCGCAGGTGCTGGTGCAGAACCTGTGCTTCGACGCGGCGCAGTTCGCGTTCGCCTTCGGCCGGCCGGCGCCCTCCGTCCTGCGTCGGCCGACGGTTCTGCGCCCGGCGGACTTCCTGCGCTTCATCACCGGGTTCGGGCTGCTGAACGCGGCGGCCGACCTGACCACGTTCGGCGTGCTCGCCCTGGCCCTGCACGGTTCACCCGCGGACGGGCAGGCGGCCTTCCACTCCGGCTGGTTCACCGAGAACCTCCTCACCCAGGCCCTGGTGATGCTCCTCCTGCGCACCGGCCGGCGGACCGCGGAGGGACGCGGCGGCCCGCTGCGGGCGGCGGCGGCCGGTCTCGCGGTCGTCGGTGTGCTCCTGCCGCTCACCCCCCTCGGCCCGCTGCTCGGGATGAGCGCCCTGCCGCCGCTCTATTACCTGTTGCTCGCCGGCGTACTCGCGGTGTACGCATGCGGTCTCCGCTGGGCGCGCAACCGCTACGAGAGGAATCGAGGGATCTCATGA
- a CDS encoding GNAT family N-acetyltransferase, with the protein MTTVAAGHTDGGSGPGRPVSVRRATIADVGALVRMRALMLADMGMDVGDDTAAWRADAARWFADRMPRADEFAAFLVEDRELGVVACAVGACDVHAPSPSNPAGLHGHVSNVSTDPRRRRLGYARACVDALLTWFRQETRVPVVGLNATGDGAGLYESFGFAPPANPSLQLRTARPPA; encoded by the coding sequence ATGACCACGGTGGCTGCCGGACACACGGACGGCGGATCGGGTCCCGGCCGGCCGGTGTCCGTACGCCGGGCCACGATCGCCGATGTCGGGGCGCTGGTGCGGATGCGGGCGCTGATGCTGGCCGACATGGGCATGGACGTCGGGGACGACACCGCCGCCTGGCGGGCGGACGCCGCACGGTGGTTCGCCGACCGCATGCCCCGGGCGGACGAGTTCGCCGCGTTCCTCGTCGAAGACAGGGAACTGGGCGTGGTGGCGTGCGCGGTGGGGGCGTGCGACGTGCACGCGCCGAGTCCGTCGAATCCGGCCGGGCTGCACGGACACGTGTCCAATGTGAGCACCGATCCGCGGCGGCGCAGGCTCGGATACGCCCGCGCCTGCGTGGACGCGCTGCTGACGTGGTTCCGTCAGGAGACCCGGGTGCCGGTCGTCGGTCTCAACGCGACGGGTGACGGGGCCGGGCTGTACGAGTCGTTCGGGTTCGCACCGCCCGCGAACCCTTCACTCCAGCTGCGGACGGCCCGGCCGCCGGCCTGA
- a CDS encoding LCP family protein yields MFGLSFLVLLVAGAGWGYLKLTGSIDTFSADGISGDRPPDTSAGQNVLVIGSDSRSGENSGLGGGTGEVGRSDTAFLLHVYADHKHAVAVSVPRDSLVDIPACKKPGGDWTAPQQHVMFNGAFSVGETAEGNPACTQNTVEHLTGLRVDHTVVVDFAGFSALTSAVGAVPVCLPQDVYQRDLNPKRSTRGELVFGKGPQRVSGQRALDYVRIRHGIGDGSDIGRIKRQQAFVGSLVKRVKSRGLNPTTLLPLANAATDAMTVDPGLGSADKLLKFALSMKNIDLHNTKFVTVPWRYEGARVAIVEPEADALWAALKADRTIDGQDAAGTSRSKGAAPAPGKPSPTGPVSGRGIDVAVYNGTTVTGLAARAAELLRAHGFTVTGTATANSQDQTGTVVTYGPGLKDEAETTARLFAGARTTQSDNAGIQVIVGSDYAASPSAAPTSPKPETVPSGVADGARSADDDLCSDLSYG; encoded by the coding sequence ATGTTCGGGCTGTCGTTCCTCGTCCTGCTGGTCGCCGGGGCGGGCTGGGGCTACCTCAAACTGACCGGCAGCATCGACACGTTCAGCGCGGACGGGATCTCCGGCGACCGGCCGCCCGACACATCCGCCGGACAGAACGTCCTGGTCATCGGCTCGGACTCGCGCTCGGGCGAGAACAGCGGACTCGGCGGCGGCACGGGCGAGGTGGGCCGTTCCGACACAGCGTTCCTGCTGCACGTCTACGCCGACCACAAGCACGCCGTCGCCGTCTCCGTCCCCCGTGACTCGCTGGTCGACATCCCGGCCTGCAAGAAGCCCGGCGGCGACTGGACGGCCCCCCAGCAGCACGTCATGTTCAACGGCGCCTTCTCGGTGGGGGAGACGGCGGAGGGCAATCCCGCCTGCACCCAGAACACCGTCGAACACCTCACCGGCCTGCGCGTCGACCACACGGTCGTCGTCGACTTCGCCGGCTTCTCCGCGCTGACCTCGGCCGTCGGCGCCGTCCCCGTCTGCCTTCCGCAGGACGTCTACCAGCGGGACCTGAACCCCAAGCGCTCCACCCGCGGCGAACTCGTCTTCGGCAAGGGGCCCCAGAGGGTGTCGGGACAGCGCGCGCTCGACTACGTACGGATCCGCCACGGCATCGGTGACGGCTCCGACATAGGACGCATCAAGCGGCAGCAGGCCTTCGTGGGTTCCCTGGTCAAGAGGGTGAAGTCGCGTGGCCTGAACCCCACCACACTGCTCCCGCTGGCCAACGCGGCCACCGACGCGATGACCGTCGACCCGGGACTCGGATCGGCCGACAAACTGCTGAAGTTCGCCCTGTCGATGAAGAACATCGACCTGCACAACACCAAGTTCGTCACCGTCCCCTGGCGTTACGAGGGAGCCCGCGTCGCCATCGTGGAACCGGAGGCGGACGCGCTGTGGGCGGCGCTGAAGGCCGACCGTACGATCGACGGCCAGGACGCGGCGGGCACGTCCCGCAGCAAGGGCGCGGCACCCGCACCGGGCAAGCCCTCTCCCACCGGACCCGTCTCGGGCCGGGGCATCGACGTGGCGGTCTACAACGGCACCACCGTGACCGGACTGGCGGCCCGGGCCGCCGAACTCCTGCGCGCGCACGGCTTCACCGTCACCGGCACGGCCACCGCGAACTCCCAGGACCAGACCGGCACCGTCGTCACCTACGGACCCGGGCTGAAGGACGAGGCCGAGACCACGGCCCGGCTCTTCGCGGGTGCGCGGACCACCCAGTCGGACAATGCGGGAATCCAGGTGATCGTGGGCAGCGACTACGCGGCCAGTCCCTCGGCCGCCCCCACCTCACCGAAGCCCGAGACCGTGCCGTCCGGCGTCGCGGACGGGGCCCGCTCCGCCGACGACGACCTGTGCAGCGACCTCTCGTACGGCTGA
- the tatA gene encoding Sec-independent protein translocase subunit TatA has translation MLRNGLEPWHLLIVAIVVLVLFGSKKLPDTARALGKSMRILKSETKAMKDDAPQQPAGGESRDHATTS, from the coding sequence ATGCTGCGCAACGGCCTCGAACCCTGGCACCTGTTGATCGTGGCGATCGTCGTGCTGGTGCTGTTCGGCTCGAAGAAACTGCCGGACACCGCCCGCGCCCTGGGCAAATCCATGCGGATCCTGAAGAGTGAGACCAAGGCCATGAAGGACGACGCGCCGCAGCAGCCCGCCGGCGGCGAATCGCGCGACCACGCCACCACTTCATGA
- a CDS encoding TerD family protein: MGVTLAKGGNVSLSKEAPGLTAVTIGLGWDVRTTTGADHDLDASALLCSDSGKVLSDLHFVFYNNLNSPDGSVQHTGDNLTGEGEGDDESINVDLAGVPADVAKIVFPVSIHDAQSRGQSFGQVRNAFIRVVNRANGVELARYDLSEDASTETAMVFGELYRHGAEWKFRAVGQGYASGLAGIASDYGVNV; the protein is encoded by the coding sequence ATGGGTGTGACCCTGGCCAAGGGCGGTAACGTCTCCTTGTCGAAGGAGGCACCCGGCCTGACCGCGGTGACGATCGGCCTGGGCTGGGACGTACGGACGACGACGGGCGCCGATCACGACCTCGACGCCAGCGCACTGCTGTGCTCGGACTCCGGCAAGGTCCTCTCCGATCTGCACTTCGTCTTCTACAACAACCTCAACAGCCCGGACGGTTCCGTCCAGCACACCGGTGACAACCTCACGGGCGAGGGCGAGGGAGACGACGAGTCCATCAACGTGGACCTGGCCGGCGTCCCGGCGGATGTCGCGAAGATCGTGTTCCCGGTCTCCATCCATGACGCGCAGAGCCGGGGGCAGAGTTTCGGTCAGGTGCGCAACGCGTTCATCCGCGTGGTGAACCGGGCCAACGGGGTGGAACTCGCCCGCTACGACCTGAGCGAGGACGCGTCGACGGAGACCGCGATGGTCTTCGGCGAGCTGTACCGGCACGGTGCGGAGTGGAAGTTCCGCGCGGTCGGCCAGGGGTACGCCTCCGGCCTGGCCGGCATCGCGTCCGACTACGGCGTCAACGTCTGA
- a CDS encoding MMPL family transporter, translating to MKPASRHRIVRWLVPLALLVVWLGIGGTLGPYAGKLGEVATNDQAAFLPRSAESTRVAEAQKAFQQSATVPAIVVWTGGADGIPAGGQKAATKALASLAGEPGVVGTPSPALPSDDGRALSGVVQLRSDLGDALPDTLDRVRAAAGAVAGTTVGIAGPAASQADLKDAFAGIDGLLLGVALAAVLVILLLVYRSLLLPFLIIISAVLALGLACAVVYALADHDLVRVDGQVQGILSILVIGAATDYALLLTARFREELAGHGDRTAAALAALRRSFGAISASAATVALGLLALLLSDLTNNRALGPVGAIGIVCAVLSTCTFLPAVLVLCGRAAYWPAKPRQADEETGGRGIWRRVAARVDRTPRKVWVSTTLVLVACAAFAPTLKSQGVPLDEIFVNDAPSVSAQAALGKHFPGGSGNPAVVVAAAGRADEVTAAAGGTPGVASAAPVTASGRPGGGAPLVVDGRVRIDATLEDAADSDAAKATVQRLRTAVHGVTGADALVGGYTAQQYDTQETAERDRGIIVPVVLVIILLILMGLLRSVLVPVLLVATVGLNFLATLGVSALVFKHVFGFSGTDASVPLYGFVFLVALGVDYNIFLMSRVREEALEHGARQGVLRGLVSTGGVITSAGVVLAATFAALIVIPLAFLAQIAFIVAFGVLLDTLVVRSLLAPALVVDIGPRAWWPSRISRIPAGKGSRE from the coding sequence ATGAAGCCCGCATCACGGCACCGCATCGTCCGATGGCTGGTGCCCCTGGCCCTGCTCGTCGTCTGGCTGGGCATCGGCGGGACGCTGGGCCCGTACGCCGGAAAACTCGGCGAGGTGGCCACCAACGACCAGGCCGCCTTCCTGCCGCGCAGCGCCGAGTCCACCCGCGTCGCCGAGGCCCAGAAGGCCTTCCAGCAGTCGGCGACCGTACCCGCGATCGTCGTGTGGACCGGCGGCGCGGACGGGATTCCCGCCGGTGGGCAGAAGGCCGCCACCAAGGCCCTCGCCTCCCTGGCGGGGGAGCCCGGAGTCGTCGGAACGCCCTCGCCCGCACTGCCGTCCGACGACGGCCGGGCGCTCTCCGGCGTCGTCCAGCTCCGCTCCGATCTGGGCGACGCACTGCCGGACACCCTCGACCGGGTACGCGCGGCGGCCGGTGCGGTGGCGGGCACGACCGTGGGGATCGCCGGGCCCGCGGCCAGTCAGGCCGATCTGAAGGACGCGTTCGCGGGGATCGACGGTCTGCTCCTGGGCGTGGCGCTGGCCGCGGTGCTGGTGATCCTGCTGCTCGTCTACCGCAGTCTGCTGCTGCCGTTCCTGATCATCATCAGCGCCGTCCTCGCCCTCGGGCTGGCCTGCGCCGTCGTCTACGCCCTCGCGGACCACGACCTGGTCCGCGTGGACGGGCAGGTCCAGGGCATCCTCTCGATCCTGGTGATCGGCGCGGCCACCGACTACGCCCTGCTGCTCACCGCCCGCTTCCGGGAGGAACTCGCCGGACACGGCGACCGGACGGCCGCAGCCCTGGCCGCGCTCCGCCGCTCCTTCGGAGCGATCTCCGCGAGCGCCGCCACCGTGGCGCTGGGCCTGCTCGCGCTCCTGCTCAGCGATCTGACCAACAACCGGGCGCTGGGGCCGGTCGGCGCCATCGGCATCGTCTGCGCGGTGCTGAGCACCTGCACGTTCCTTCCCGCGGTGCTGGTCCTGTGCGGCCGGGCCGCGTACTGGCCGGCCAAGCCGCGCCAGGCGGACGAGGAGACCGGCGGGCGCGGCATCTGGCGCCGGGTCGCCGCGCGGGTGGACCGCACCCCGCGCAAGGTGTGGGTGTCCACGACGCTCGTCCTCGTCGCCTGCGCGGCGTTCGCCCCCACCCTCAAGTCGCAGGGCGTGCCCCTGGACGAGATCTTCGTGAACGACGCCCCGTCCGTCTCGGCCCAGGCCGCGCTCGGCAAGCACTTCCCCGGCGGTTCGGGCAATCCCGCCGTCGTCGTCGCGGCGGCCGGCCGTGCCGACGAGGTGACCGCCGCGGCCGGGGGGACGCCCGGTGTGGCCTCGGCCGCGCCCGTCACCGCGTCCGGCCGTCCGGGCGGGGGTGCCCCCCTCGTGGTCGACGGCCGGGTACGGATCGACGCGACCCTGGAGGACGCCGCGGACAGCGACGCGGCCAAGGCGACGGTCCAGCGCCTGCGCACCGCGGTGCACGGCGTGACCGGAGCCGACGCCCTGGTCGGCGGATACACCGCGCAGCAGTACGACACGCAGGAGACCGCCGAACGCGACCGCGGCATCATCGTGCCGGTGGTGCTCGTCATCATCCTGCTGATCCTGATGGGGCTGCTGCGCTCGGTGCTGGTGCCGGTGCTGCTGGTCGCCACCGTGGGGCTCAACTTCCTCGCGACGCTCGGGGTTTCCGCCCTCGTCTTCAAGCACGTCTTCGGCTTCAGCGGCACCGACGCCTCCGTGCCGCTCTACGGATTCGTCTTCCTGGTGGCCCTGGGCGTCGACTACAACATCTTCCTGATGTCACGCGTCCGGGAGGAGGCGCTGGAGCACGGGGCCCGGCAGGGTGTGCTCCGCGGGCTGGTCAGCACGGGCGGTGTCATCACGTCGGCGGGCGTGGTGCTGGCCGCCACCTTCGCGGCGCTGATCGTCATCCCGCTGGCGTTCCTGGCCCAGATCGCCTTCATCGTGGCCTTCGGTGTGCTGCTGGACACCCTGGTGGTGCGGTCGCTGCTGGCCCCGGCCCTGGTCGTGGACATCGGCCCCAGGGCCTGGTGGCCGAGCCGGATCAGCCGGATCCCGGCCGGAAAGGGGTCCCGGGAGTGA
- a CDS encoding MarR family winged helix-turn-helix transcriptional regulator, with product MRTADEGPDRGRSDSPTGLQSFAVLLRRMNSEFNRLTHEFAQKQGLHPTDVQALIAILDADHGEAGSAMTPGRLREQLDLTSGAVTACLDRLERAGHVRRSRDSGDRRVVHLHYAPAAKLVARDFFMPLAASTDAARRQFDEDELLVVVRFLEAMNDELTHLRPEERRS from the coding sequence ATGCGCACCGCAGACGAGGGCCCGGACAGAGGCAGGAGCGACAGTCCCACGGGGCTTCAGTCGTTCGCCGTGCTGCTGCGCCGTATGAACAGCGAGTTCAACCGGCTCACCCATGAGTTCGCCCAGAAGCAGGGGCTCCACCCGACGGACGTGCAGGCGCTCATCGCCATCCTGGACGCCGACCACGGCGAGGCGGGATCGGCCATGACCCCGGGACGGCTTCGCGAGCAGCTCGATCTCACCTCGGGTGCGGTGACGGCCTGCCTGGACCGGCTGGAGCGCGCGGGTCATGTCCGCCGGTCCCGGGACAGCGGCGACCGCCGGGTGGTGCATCTGCACTACGCCCCGGCGGCGAAGCTGGTCGCGCGCGACTTCTTCATGCCGCTGGCCGCGAGCACGGACGCGGCCCGCCGGCAGTTCGACGAGGACGAACTGCTCGTCGTCGTCCGCTTCCTGGAGGCGATGAACGACGAGCTGACGCATCTGCGTCCCGAGGAGCGGCGCTCCTAG
- a CDS encoding DUF742 domain-containing protein: MSRTDEGPGAPDPYELPGSQWYDADAGPLVRPYAMTGGRTESGPGGEHFDLIALVTFDESVSGSSDDALLGPEHRTLLTLCRTETQSVAELSADADLPVGVVRVLLGDLLESGYVTVSRPVPPAQLPDERILREVINGLRAL, from the coding sequence GTGTCCAGGACCGACGAGGGCCCGGGAGCCCCCGACCCGTACGAACTGCCGGGCAGTCAGTGGTACGACGCCGACGCGGGCCCGCTGGTCCGTCCGTACGCCATGACCGGTGGCCGCACCGAATCCGGCCCGGGCGGCGAGCACTTCGACCTGATCGCGCTCGTCACCTTCGACGAATCCGTGTCCGGGAGTTCCGACGACGCGCTGCTGGGACCGGAGCACCGCACCCTGCTGACGCTGTGCCGGACCGAGACGCAGTCGGTCGCCGAACTGTCCGCCGACGCCGACCTGCCGGTCGGTGTCGTGCGCGTGCTCCTCGGCGACCTGCTCGAATCGGGCTACGTCACGGTCAGCCGCCCCGTACCACCGGCGCAGCTGCCCGACGAGCGCATCCTCCGCGAGGTGATCAACGGCCTGCGGGCGCTGTGA
- a CDS encoding roadblock/LC7 domain-containing protein codes for MIANDRTGVPRRSGELDWLLDDLVTRVGEVRHAVVLSGDGLAVGASSALSREDAEHLAAVASGFHSLAKGAGRHFRAGDVRQTMVEMDDGFLFVAAAGEGSCLAVLSTAFADIGLVAYEMARLVKRVGEHLRTPARFAEHPSAG; via the coding sequence ATGATCGCGAACGACAGGACCGGGGTGCCCCGCAGATCCGGCGAACTCGACTGGCTGCTGGACGATCTGGTGACCCGGGTCGGCGAGGTCCGGCACGCGGTCGTGCTCTCCGGCGACGGGCTGGCGGTCGGCGCGTCCAGCGCGCTGAGCCGTGAGGACGCCGAGCACCTGGCGGCGGTCGCCTCCGGGTTCCACAGCCTGGCCAAGGGCGCGGGACGCCACTTCAGGGCGGGCGACGTGCGCCAGACGATGGTCGAGATGGACGACGGCTTCCTGTTCGTCGCCGCCGCGGGGGAGGGGTCCTGCCTCGCCGTCCTCAGCACGGCCTTCGCCGACATCGGCCTGGTCGCCTACGAGATGGCCCGGCTCGTCAAGCGGGTCGGCGAGCACCTGCGTACCCCGGCGCGCTTCGCCGAGCACCCGTCAGCCGGCTGA